One window of the Salvia miltiorrhiza cultivar Shanhuang (shh) chromosome 6, IMPLAD_Smil_shh, whole genome shotgun sequence genome contains the following:
- the LOC130988360 gene encoding SPX domain-containing protein 1-like, whose protein sequence is MKFGKSLSNQIEETLPEWRDKFLSYKELKKRLKLIEPNPPAGAGAGEERPQKRRRMEESGREGDAMTEEEADFLKLLEDELDKFNAFFVEKEEEYIIRLKELRDSVAKAKDRKDEMIKIRKEIVDFHGEMVLLENYSALNYTGLVKILKKYDKRTGALLRLPFIQNVLQQPFFMTDLLYKLVKECENMLNEMFPLPVVEAVDRDESSTSYAPDEGVIKGRKEIAQIEYMKSLHMKSTLAALRVLKEIRSGSSTVSAFSLPPLQISGLEEPWNKIPVLEQVAK, encoded by the exons ATGAAGTTTGGCAAGAGTTTGAGCAACCAAATTGAGGAGACGTTGCCGGAGTGGAGGGACAAGTTTTTGTCGTACAAGGAGCTCAAGAAGCGGCTCAAGCTGATCGAGCCGAATCCGCCGGCCGGAGCAGGCGCCGGGGAGGAGAGGCCTCAGAAGAGGCGGAGGATGGAGGAGAGCGGCCGAGAGGGGGATGCCATGACGGAGGAGGAGGCGGATTTCCTCAAGCTTTTGGAGGATGAGCTCGACAAGTTTAATGCCTTCTTCGTTGAGAAGGAGGAGGAGTACATCATCCGATTAAAG GAACTGCGTGATAGTGTGGCAAAGGCCAAGGATAGGAAAGATGAGATGATTAAGATCCGGAAAGAAATTGTCGACTTCCATGGAGAGATGGTTTTGTTGGAGAATTACAGTGCTCTTAACTACACCG GATTGGTTAAGATTTTGAAGAAGTACGACAAAAGAACTGGCGCTCTCCTTCGCCTGCCTTTCATTCAAAACGTTTTGCAGCAGCCATTCTTCATGACTGACCTTCTTTACAAGCTCGTGAAGGAGTGTGAGAATATGCTCAATGAAATGTTCCCCCTCCCCGTGGTTGAGGCTGTGGACAGGGACGAGTCCTCTACAAGCTATGCACCCGATGAGGGTGTGATCAAGGGACGTAAGGAGATTGCACAGATAGAATACATGAAGAGCCTGCATATGAAGAGTACGTTGGCTGCGTTACGAGTTTTAAAAGAAATTCGTAGCGGGAGTTCTACTGTTAGTGCATTTTCATTGCCACCACTCCAGATTAGTGGATTAGAGGAACCTTGGAACAAAATTCCTGTTCTCGAACAAGTTGCTAAGTAG
- the LOC130990435 gene encoding uncharacterized protein LOC130990435: MRSLHVFVNVGRKSTGTPVEGSKTVVEKLTEDVAYGSDESDGNPEDKDEADGSDEVLGNSDDDDSVEANANLNDDEMFDYIENYVMPNEKEGDEEALSEYAESDGEVYTSNTEEEGEPVKIKRPRIVYDPKCRHKDLKIELGMRFESGYQCRKALRTWAIENEKFIHFKRVSVVQCEAVCVEGYKWRVCASIVREDKSFKVKTYVGVHTCPTALSNKLLTSEWIANRYLEIFRANMNWSVKELKGDIMRMFKVSVPKDRLYKAGNIARELVRGTLEEHYASLTKYLAELKRVDNEGTFELLISEDNVFRGLYLGHSPLIKGFKKSCRPIVSLDGCFLKTYLGEILLDAVRKDGNNKMFLIAWACVEIENEVCWRWFLKHLFKDLEITHGAGWTFISDQQKGLENAVHNLAPRAEHRNCAKHVYMNWKKNGHKGATLKNLLWTTVRCIQLEDYKAVVLEIKKESFDAYQDFISRDVSRFCKAFILIDPVSDIIDNNISETFHGYILKAKGKHIIHMCEEIRKSLMVRQVKKKDEMSTVTSRICPLILKKLEVVKVSSNNCASLPTLGNKFEVVINGKQYVVSVRDMTYSCRLWDLTCIPCKHDCSTIMYMNEDPSNYVHDYYSVGRYLGAYEFGLEPITSEKYWPEVTDPSIKPPTIPKNAGRPKKNMKRDPNEGDLKNPNKLRRMGEGTTCWHYGQEGHNINTCQNETMILPPARKRCRPRKNPAPTIETTDGQSRLVGRAKMTPEQRMPASRKVTDVQNAFKAYRPPRKTKAKASSSKANEGDEPAQDS, encoded by the exons atGAGATCTTTGCATGTCTTTGTTAATGTGGGAAGAAAGTCTACAGGAACTCCAGTTGAGGGTAGTAAAACTGTGGTAGAAAAATTAACAGAG GATGTAGCATATGGTAGTGATGAGAGTGATGGGAATCCAGAGGATAAGGATGAAGCAGATGGTAGTGATGAGGTGCTGGGGAATTCAGATGATGATGATAGTGTAGAAGCTAATGCTAACCTGAATGATGATGAAATGTTTGATTATATAGAAAATTATGTAATGCCTAATGAAAAAGAAGGTGATGAAGAAGCTTTATCTGAATATGCTGAGAGTGATGGTGAGGTATACACTTCTAACACTGAAGAAGAGGGTGAGCCTGTAAAAATCAAAAGGCCTAGGATTGTCTATGATCCTAAATGTAGACACAAAGACCTTAAGATTGAGTTGGGGATGCGGTTTGAGAGTGGATACCAGTGTAGGAAGGCACTTAGAACTTGGGCTATAGAAAATGAGAAATTTATTCACTTCAAGAGGGTGAGTGTTGTGCAGTGTGAGGCTGTATGTGTGGAGGGCTATAAGTGGAGAGTGTGTGCAAGCATTGTGAGGGAAGATAAATCATTTAAGGTGAAGACCTACGTTGGTGTACATACTTGCCCTACAGCCTTATCTAATAAACTGTTGACATCCGAGTGGATAGCAAATAGGTACTTGGAAATATTTAGAGCGAACATGAACTGGTCTGTAAAAGAGTTAAAGGGTGACATTATGCGTATGTTTAAGGTCAGCGTACCCAAAGACAGATTATACAAAGCGGGAAACATTGCAAGAGAGCTTGTTAGAGGCACGTTGGAGGAACATTATGCTTCACTTACTAAGTACTTGGCCGAGCTTAAAAGAGTGGATAACGAAGGGACATTTGAGCTACTGATTTCAGAAGATAATGTCTTTAGGGGTCTTTACTTGGGTCATAGTCCACTGATAAAAGGGTTTAAGAAAAGTTGTAGACCGATTGTAAGTCTAGATGGGTGCTTCTTAAAGACATATTTAGGGGAAATATTGTTAGATGCAGTAAGGAAGGACGGGAACAACAAAATGTTCTTAATAGCATGGGCATGTGTGGAGATTGAAAATGAGGTTTGTTGGAGATGGTTCCTCAAACATTTGTTTAAAGATTTGGAGATAACACATGGGGCTGGCTGGACATTTATATCAGACCAGCAGAAG GGTCTGGAGAATGCAGTACACAACCTTGCACCTAGGGCTGAGCACAGAAATTGCGCAAAGCATGTGTATATGAACTGGAAGAAGAATGGACACAAAGGGGCCACTCTAAAGAACCTCCTTTGGACCACTGTGAGGTGCATTCAACTTGAGGACTACAAGGCTGTTGTGCTTGAGATTAAGAAGGAAAGTTTTGATGCTTATCAAGACTTCATTTCAAGGGATGTGTCTAGGTTTTGTAAAGCTTTTATATTAATTGATCCTGTGAGTGATATAATTGATAATAACATTAGTGAAACCTTTCACGGTTATATTCTTAAGGCTAAAGGGAAGCACATAATCCACATGTGTGAAGAAATAAGAAAATCATTGATGGTTAGGCAGGTTAAGAAGAAGGATGAGATGTCTACTGTCACAAGTAGGATTTGTCCACTGATTTTGAAAAAACTGGAGGTTGTTAAGGTGAGTTCAAACAACTGTGCTTCACTCCCTACATTAGGTAACAAATTTGAGGTTGTTATAAATGGGAAACAATATGTTGTGTCAGTGAGGGATATGACCTATTCTTGTAGGCTTTGGGATCTTACATGCATTCCATGCAAACATGATTGTTCTACAATCATGTACATGAATGAAGACCCCTCGAATTATGTCCATGATTACTATTCGGTTGGTAGATATTTGGGGGCATATGAGTTTGGTTTGGAGCCTATAACATCTGAAAAGTATTGGCCCGAGGTAACAGATCCTTCTATCAAACCACCTACAATTCCAAAGAATGCAGGGAGACCCAAAAAGAACATGAAAAGGGATCCAAATGAGGGGGATCTAAAAAATCCCAATAAATTAAGGAGGATGGGTGAAGGAACAACATGTTGGCACTATGGTCAAGAGGGGCACAATATAAACACTTGTCAGAATGAAACAATGATATTGCCACCTGCTAGGAAG AGGTGTAGACCGAGGAAGAATCCTGCTCCTACCATTGAGACAACAGATGGTCAAAGCAGGCTTGTGGGAAGAGCTAAAATgacaccagagcagagg ATGCCTGCCTCAAGGAAGGTTACGGACGTGCAAAATGCATTTAAAGCATACAGACCACCAAGGAAAACAAAGGCAAAGGCTTCATCATCTAAAGCTAATGAGGGAGATGAGCCTGCACAAGATAGTTGA